One window from the genome of Jiangella alba encodes:
- a CDS encoding cation:proton antiporter: MSNETLWMLTAVFGAALLAPFTADRLARYAAVPPVVIEIGLGILIGPAVLGWVRDTDVVSALSDLGLAFLMFLAGYEIDFRRIRGGPLRAAAWGWAASLVLGIGLGFLVAGTDAGLVVGLALTTTALGTLLPMLRDHGLADTALGTRFLAIGAAGEFLPILAIAFALSGERPAHTTIVLAAFGLVAVGAAIMARQPRHPRLARMVTSTLGTSAQVGLRLCVFVVVAMFAIAAGLGLDPVLGAFAAGIVVHLFLDAGDPHESEQVLSRLEGIGFGFFIPIFFVMSGVRFDVDALLAEPSTLLLLPVFLLFFLLVRGGPTVLLQRDALGMRPAVSLGLLASTALPLVVVITGIAQDEGVLGAATASALVGSGMLSVLIFPTLALRLQAGAGTAASRRPSTDSEPRSDSSSR, from the coding sequence ATGTCGAACGAGACGCTCTGGATGCTGACCGCGGTCTTCGGCGCCGCGCTGCTCGCGCCGTTCACCGCCGACCGGCTCGCCCGCTACGCCGCCGTGCCCCCGGTCGTCATCGAGATCGGGCTCGGCATCCTCATCGGGCCGGCCGTGCTGGGCTGGGTCCGCGACACCGACGTCGTCAGCGCTCTGTCCGACCTCGGGCTCGCCTTCCTCATGTTCCTGGCCGGCTACGAGATCGACTTCCGGCGCATCCGCGGCGGGCCGCTGCGCGCCGCCGCCTGGGGCTGGGCCGCCTCGCTCGTGCTCGGCATCGGCCTGGGCTTCCTGGTCGCGGGCACCGACGCCGGCCTCGTGGTCGGGCTGGCGCTGACCACGACCGCCCTGGGCACGTTGCTGCCGATGCTGCGCGACCACGGGCTGGCCGACACCGCACTCGGCACGAGGTTCCTGGCCATCGGGGCGGCCGGCGAGTTCCTGCCCATCCTCGCGATCGCGTTCGCCCTCAGCGGCGAGCGGCCGGCGCACACGACGATCGTCCTCGCGGCATTCGGGCTGGTGGCGGTGGGCGCGGCGATCATGGCCCGGCAGCCGCGCCATCCCCGGCTGGCCCGCATGGTCACCAGCACGCTCGGCACCAGCGCGCAGGTCGGGCTGCGGCTGTGCGTGTTCGTGGTCGTCGCGATGTTCGCCATCGCCGCGGGCCTGGGCCTGGACCCGGTGCTCGGCGCGTTCGCGGCGGGCATCGTCGTGCACCTGTTCCTCGACGCCGGCGACCCGCACGAGTCCGAGCAGGTGCTGTCGCGCCTGGAAGGCATCGGGTTCGGGTTCTTCATCCCGATCTTCTTCGTCATGAGCGGCGTCCGCTTCGACGTCGACGCCCTGCTGGCCGAGCCGTCGACGCTGCTCCTGCTGCCGGTGTTCCTGCTGTTCTTCCTGCTGGTGCGCGGCGGGCCGACGGTGCTGCTGCAGCGTGACGCGCTGGGCATGCGGCCGGCGGTGTCGCTCGGCCTGCTGGCCTCGACGGCGCTGCCGCTGGTCGTCGTGATCACCGGCATCGCGCAGGACGAGGGCGTGCTCGGCGCCGCCACCGCCAGCGCGCTCGTCGGCAGCGGCATGCTCTCGGTGCTGATCTTCCCGACCCTGGCGCTGCGCCTTCAGGCCGGTGCGGGGACGGCGGCCAGCCGCAGGCCGAGCACGGACTCGGAGCCGCGCAGCGACTCGTCCTCCAGGTAG
- a CDS encoding class I SAM-dependent methyltransferase yields MDFLATHLPPVPARVLDAGCGDGRLADELRGRGYDVTAIDIDPTLARPGVLTADVCDFRGGPYDAVLFVLSLHHVHDLGRAVEAAAALLAPGGRLLVDEFAHERAGTAIADRFYDAPGSLARWRAEHRELHTGTAMVDAVAARFGITLLESVPYLYRYLEDESLRGSESVLGLRLAAVPAPA; encoded by the coding sequence ATGGACTTCCTCGCCACCCACCTGCCACCCGTGCCCGCCCGCGTCCTCGACGCCGGGTGCGGCGACGGGCGCCTGGCCGACGAGCTGCGCGGACGCGGCTACGACGTCACGGCCATCGACATCGACCCCACGCTGGCCCGGCCCGGCGTGCTCACCGCGGACGTCTGCGACTTCCGCGGCGGCCCGTACGACGCGGTGCTGTTCGTGCTGTCGCTGCACCACGTGCACGACCTCGGCCGCGCCGTAGAGGCGGCCGCCGCGCTGCTGGCGCCGGGCGGCCGGCTGCTGGTCGACGAGTTCGCGCACGAGCGCGCCGGCACGGCCATCGCGGACCGCTTCTACGACGCGCCCGGCTCGCTCGCGCGCTGGCGCGCCGAGCACCGCGAACTGCATACGGGCACGGCCATGGTCGACGCGGTCGCCGCGCGGTTCGGCATCACGCTGCTGGAGAGCGTCCCGTACCTGTACCGCTACCTGGAGGACGAGTCGCTGCGCGGCTCCGAGTCCGTGCTCGGCCTGCGGCTGGCCGCCGTCCCCGCACCGGCCTGA
- a CDS encoding LysR family transcriptional regulator, producing MLDTWSLRVLAEVAEHGSFSAAADALTMTQPAVSRQIAALERRAGVRLFHRHPRGVVPTAAGELAIGEAREILGRLAALEARLGAYAQLRGGQVRLSAFPSANTAFVPAAIRRFSAAHPGVEVGLVRGGPGDVRSGAVDVALVTDWDLPGDGVELVPLLDEEHRVALPTGHRLAGRTTVALRDLRGETWIEGGHPDCLGPLTALTRALGGPPRVGFVCDDWTGKQALVAAGMGVTVVSTLAAAAIRPDVVLRPTSPALPRRRLLAAVAPRDRRTPAAAAMLTVLTSLAVGYR from the coding sequence ATGCTGGACACGTGGTCGCTGCGCGTGCTGGCCGAGGTGGCCGAGCACGGCTCGTTCTCCGCCGCGGCCGACGCCCTGACGATGACCCAGCCGGCGGTCTCGCGGCAGATCGCCGCGCTTGAGCGCCGGGCCGGGGTCCGGCTGTTCCACCGGCACCCGCGCGGCGTCGTCCCGACGGCGGCCGGCGAGCTGGCCATCGGCGAGGCGCGCGAGATCCTCGGCCGGCTGGCCGCGCTGGAGGCCCGGCTGGGCGCGTACGCGCAGCTGCGCGGCGGGCAGGTCCGGCTGTCGGCGTTCCCGAGCGCGAACACCGCGTTCGTGCCGGCGGCGATCCGCCGGTTCAGCGCGGCGCACCCCGGCGTCGAGGTCGGGCTGGTCCGCGGCGGCCCCGGCGACGTCCGCTCCGGCGCCGTCGACGTCGCACTCGTCACCGACTGGGACCTCCCCGGCGACGGCGTCGAGCTGGTGCCGCTGCTGGACGAGGAGCACCGGGTGGCGCTGCCGACCGGGCACCGCCTCGCCGGGCGCACCACCGTCGCGCTGCGCGACCTGCGCGGCGAGACCTGGATCGAGGGCGGCCACCCCGACTGCCTCGGCCCGCTCACGGCGCTGACCCGCGCCCTCGGCGGGCCGCCGCGCGTCGGCTTCGTGTGCGACGACTGGACCGGCAAGCAGGCGCTGGTCGCGGCCGGCATGGGCGTCACCGTCGTCTCGACGCTGGCCGCCGCGGCCATCCGCCCCGACGTCGTCCTGCGGCCCACCTCCCCCGCCCTCCCGCGCCGCCGCCTGCTGGCCGCCGTCGCGCCGCGCGACCGGCGCACCCCGGCGGCGGCCGCGATGCTGACGGTGCTGACGTCACTCGCCGTCGGCTACCGCTGA
- a CDS encoding ABC transporter ATP-binding protein, with the protein MADAPVLEEAPSTRGVYRRFAAVARPYRREALLALAVSVLSAGALVSMAPIIGRAIDELVQRSRSGLFTAVAVLAVVVVARIFLLRTSEVLLTRTGERVVRDLRDTAVARIATAPLRFIESHRVGDLLQRTTGEVATVTDFVRQQLPDVVNLSLSLLLTLAVLVSYSPLLTLITLAVTLPATWLAIRWFRRDATTVYGRVAAGRAGIAATFTETLAARETLHLTGGMPERRRRFAAQNAELRAAEDHTVDVELRLRLIGFLEGLSVAVLLVAGAWLAGQDRVTIGTVAVFVLATANLFEGVLRLSQVFGELQATAVSLARLLDLLDRTAERSPSEGAALPASGDLTVRGVHYAYRAGTDVLAGVDVTFPHGAHVVIAGPTGSGKSTLVKLASGLYRPDAGTVAFGGVDLASATEAEVRRRIVLVPQQVHLVSGTLADNLALVPHEPTRDELLDAVERLGLTAWLAGLPAGLDTVVGPYGSALSAGEQQLVGIVRAALVDPAVLILDEATADLDPAVAAGIETAVDRVRAGRTLILVAHRPETIARHADVVRVDDGVVCVS; encoded by the coding sequence ATGGCTGACGCGCCCGTCCTCGAGGAGGCGCCGTCCACCCGCGGCGTGTACCGGCGCTTCGCCGCCGTGGCCCGGCCGTACCGGCGGGAGGCGCTGCTGGCGCTCGCGGTCAGCGTGCTCAGCGCCGGCGCGCTGGTGTCGATGGCCCCGATCATCGGCCGGGCGATCGACGAGCTGGTGCAGCGGTCGCGGTCCGGGCTGTTCACGGCGGTCGCGGTGCTGGCGGTGGTGGTCGTCGCGCGGATCTTCCTGCTGCGCACGTCCGAGGTGCTGCTGACGCGGACCGGCGAGCGGGTCGTGCGCGACCTGCGCGACACCGCGGTGGCCCGGATCGCCACGGCGCCGCTGCGGTTCATCGAGTCGCACCGGGTCGGCGACCTGCTGCAGCGCACCACCGGCGAGGTCGCCACCGTCACAGACTTCGTCCGCCAGCAGCTGCCCGACGTCGTGAACCTGTCGCTGTCGTTGCTGCTGACGCTGGCCGTGCTGGTGTCGTACTCGCCGCTGCTGACCCTGATCACGCTGGCGGTGACGCTGCCGGCGACGTGGCTGGCGATCCGCTGGTTCCGGCGCGACGCGACCACCGTGTACGGACGGGTGGCGGCGGGGCGGGCGGGCATCGCCGCGACGTTCACCGAGACGCTGGCCGCGCGCGAGACACTGCACCTGACGGGCGGCATGCCGGAGCGGCGGCGCCGGTTCGCCGCCCAGAACGCCGAGCTGCGCGCCGCCGAGGACCACACCGTCGACGTCGAGCTGCGGCTGCGGCTGATCGGTTTCCTGGAGGGCCTCTCGGTGGCGGTGCTGCTGGTGGCCGGCGCCTGGCTGGCGGGGCAGGACCGGGTGACGATCGGCACGGTCGCGGTGTTCGTGCTGGCGACGGCGAACCTCTTCGAGGGCGTGCTGCGGCTGTCGCAGGTCTTCGGCGAGCTGCAGGCGACCGCCGTCAGCCTGGCCCGGCTGCTGGACCTGCTGGACCGGACGGCGGAGCGCTCGCCGTCCGAAGGCGCCGCGCTCCCCGCCTCCGGCGACCTGACGGTGCGCGGCGTCCACTACGCCTACCGCGCCGGCACCGACGTCCTGGCCGGCGTCGACGTGACGTTCCCGCACGGCGCGCACGTGGTGATCGCCGGCCCGACGGGATCGGGCAAGAGCACGCTGGTGAAGCTGGCCAGCGGGCTGTACCGGCCGGACGCGGGGACGGTCGCGTTCGGCGGGGTCGACCTCGCGTCGGCGACGGAGGCGGAGGTGCGCCGGCGCATCGTCCTCGTCCCGCAGCAGGTGCACCTGGTCAGCGGCACGCTCGCGGACAACCTCGCGCTGGTGCCGCACGAGCCGACCCGCGACGAGCTGCTGGACGCCGTCGAGCGGCTCGGGCTGACGGCGTGGCTGGCCGGGCTGCCGGCCGGGCTGGACACCGTCGTCGGGCCGTACGGGTCGGCGCTGTCGGCGGGGGAGCAGCAGCTGGTCGGCATCGTCCGGGCCGCGCTGGTGGACCCGGCGGTGCTGATCCTCGACGAGGCGACGGCCGACCTCGACCCCGCGGTCGCGGCCGGCATCGAGACCGCCGTCGACCGGGTCCGGGCCGGGCGGACGCTGATCCTGGTGGCGCACCGGCCGGAGACCATCGCCCGGCACGCCGACGTCGTCCGGGTGGACGACGGGGTGGTCTGCGTCAGCTGA
- a CDS encoding ABC transporter ATP-binding protein, translating to MADRTRAPGRRLLREVFRRRRRVLVAGLLAALAGQLGYLATPALVQRAVDDGLEAGAPGRTAGWALAVAGLALVVLAGGAVGERLTRRAANATAQDLRTRLLARAGDVDGAVTARFDRGDLASRAERDVLAVADWVDKLTYWTLALSTIVVVVPAVATLHPRLLIVTAVMAPLVVVTQLIFPPRYAAAAERLAGAHSRRSGAVEELLSAAGAVRGLGGTGRLVRRHAAASGDVTVHTLALARLAAWWASVPPSVPRLAIAAGLLTGGLAVLSGGLSIGGLIAYTSWMTMLTIALSFLVLLVSNRREAEVSGTRIAEVLGTGGGAAAGEAGGGANGSAEVGMTRPSREGAHPTGGHRHTPPTTGDAVLPERGDLLLDDLAARTGGGGEPTPPLRLTAAPGELVVLRGPVGSGKSSLLRVVARLDEPAAGVVRYGGVDVGRADRGEWWARIGYVPQRPLVLTGTVADNIRLGRDASGEEVAWAGRIAGADGFVRALPAGYETAVGERGTTLSGGQVQRLALARALLGRPRVLLLDDVTSAIDVGTERAILDRLRAELPDTAIVAVSHRTQLHDRADRVIDLRVPVTAGSIDG from the coding sequence ATGGCGGATCGGACCCGCGCCCCTGGCCGCCGGCTGCTGCGGGAGGTGTTCCGCCGGCGCCGGCGCGTGCTCGTCGCCGGCCTGCTCGCCGCTCTGGCGGGACAGCTCGGCTACCTGGCCACGCCCGCGCTCGTGCAGCGCGCCGTCGACGACGGGCTGGAGGCCGGCGCGCCGGGCCGCACCGCCGGCTGGGCCCTGGCCGTCGCCGGGCTGGCGCTGGTCGTGCTGGCCGGCGGCGCGGTGGGCGAGCGGCTGACCCGGCGCGCGGCCAACGCGACGGCGCAGGACCTGCGCACGCGCCTGCTCGCTCGCGCCGGTGACGTCGACGGCGCCGTGACCGCCCGCTTCGACCGCGGCGACCTCGCCTCGCGGGCCGAGCGGGACGTGCTGGCCGTGGCCGACTGGGTCGACAAGCTCACCTACTGGACGCTGGCCCTGAGCACGATCGTCGTCGTGGTGCCCGCGGTGGCGACGCTGCACCCGCGACTGCTGATCGTCACGGCCGTCATGGCGCCGCTCGTCGTCGTCACGCAGCTGATCTTCCCGCCGCGGTACGCCGCCGCGGCCGAACGGCTGGCCGGGGCGCACTCGCGCCGGTCCGGCGCCGTGGAGGAGTTGTTGTCCGCCGCGGGAGCGGTGCGCGGACTGGGCGGCACCGGCCGCCTGGTGCGGCGGCACGCGGCGGCCAGCGGCGACGTGACGGTGCACACGCTGGCCCTGGCCCGGCTCGCCGCCTGGTGGGCGTCGGTGCCGCCGTCGGTGCCGCGGCTGGCGATCGCGGCCGGGTTGCTGACGGGTGGGCTGGCGGTGCTGTCGGGTGGGCTGAGCATCGGCGGGCTGATCGCCTACACGTCGTGGATGACCATGCTCACCATCGCGTTGAGCTTCCTGGTGCTGCTGGTCTCGAACCGCCGCGAGGCCGAGGTGTCGGGCACGCGGATCGCCGAGGTGCTCGGCACGGGCGGGGGCGCGGCGGCCGGCGAGGCGGGCGGGGGCGCGAACGGCTCGGCGGAGGTAGGTATGACCCGCCCCTCTAGGGAGGGTGCCCACCCTACGGGCGGGCACCGACACACTCCGCCGACGACGGGCGATGCCGTGCTGCCGGAGCGGGGCGACCTGCTGCTCGACGACCTGGCGGCGCGGACCGGGGGTGGCGGCGAACCCACCCCGCCGCTGCGACTGACCGCGGCGCCGGGTGAGCTGGTGGTGCTGCGGGGTCCGGTGGGCAGCGGCAAGTCGTCGCTGTTGCGGGTGGTCGCGCGGCTGGACGAGCCCGCGGCGGGGGTCGTCCGGTACGGCGGCGTCGACGTGGGCCGGGCGGACCGCGGCGAGTGGTGGGCCCGCATCGGCTACGTGCCGCAGCGTCCGCTGGTGCTCACGGGCACCGTCGCGGACAACATCAGGCTCGGCCGCGACGCGAGCGGCGAGGAAGTGGCGTGGGCCGGGCGGATCGCGGGCGCCGACGGGTTCGTCCGGGCGCTACCGGCCGGATACGAGACCGCCGTCGGCGAGCGGGGGACGACGCTGTCGGGCGGGCAGGTGCAGCGGCTGGCGCTGGCCCGCGCCCTGCTCGGTCGGCCACGCGTGCTGCTGCTCGACGACGTCACGTCGGCGATCGACGTCGGGACGGAGCGGGCGATCCTGGACCGGCTGCGGGCTGAACTGCCCGACACCGCGATCGTCGCCGTGTCGCACCGGACGCAGCTGCACGACCGCGCCGACCGCGTCATCGACCTGCGGGTCCCGGTCACGGCGGGGAGCATCGATGGCTGA
- a CDS encoding helix-turn-helix transcriptional regulator, whose product MFARAFGGGLDGAEEFWLTRFELPRLSGFTVHEHAEHQLSWVAHGQLVVEAGGTWLLPPSQAVWIPAGTPHALRATRPTQLYCLYLWPADCPIAWTSTTVVAADPMLRQVMLYLARPDLPDDAAQRARALLADLLRPDLPQQPRDVPMPAGGPARELAVALVRDPGDPRGLREWAAALHVSEKTLRRSFVAGTGMTFTDWRTQVRLRAALPLLADRLPVAAVAARVGYRSVNGFINAFRRHFGRTPGSYAALLGA is encoded by the coding sequence GTGTTCGCGCGCGCGTTCGGTGGCGGGCTCGACGGCGCCGAGGAGTTCTGGCTCACCCGGTTCGAGCTGCCCCGGCTGAGCGGCTTCACCGTCCACGAGCACGCCGAGCACCAGCTGTCCTGGGTGGCGCACGGCCAGCTGGTGGTGGAGGCGGGCGGGACGTGGCTGCTGCCGCCGTCGCAGGCGGTGTGGATCCCGGCCGGCACCCCGCACGCGCTGCGCGCGACCCGCCCGACCCAGCTGTACTGCCTCTACCTGTGGCCGGCCGACTGCCCCATCGCGTGGACGAGCACCACCGTCGTCGCCGCCGACCCGATGCTGCGGCAGGTCATGCTCTACCTCGCCCGGCCGGACCTCCCCGACGACGCCGCCCAGCGGGCCCGCGCGCTGCTGGCCGATCTGCTGCGCCCCGATCTGCCGCAGCAGCCGCGGGACGTCCCGATGCCGGCCGGCGGGCCGGCGCGCGAGCTGGCCGTCGCGCTGGTCCGCGACCCCGGCGACCCGCGCGGCCTGCGCGAGTGGGCCGCCGCTCTGCACGTCAGCGAGAAGACGCTGCGCCGCTCGTTCGTGGCCGGTACCGGCATGACGTTCACCGACTGGCGCACCCAGGTGCGGCTGCGGGCGGCGCTGCCGCTGCTGGCCGACCGGCTACCGGTCGCGGCCGTCGCGGCACGGGTGGGCTACCGCAGCGTGAACGGGTTCATCAACGCGTTCCGCCGTCACTTCGGGCGGACGCCGGGAAGCTACGCGGCGCTGCTCGGCGCGTGA
- a CDS encoding siderophore-interacting protein yields MRFFRAEVIDARPLCADMVRVVFGGAGLSGFASTGVGDEYLRIFFPPPGAEPVLPVVDERGRWTYPDGAEPSPMRTYTVREFRRARGELVIDFVVHDGGVAATWARAAAPGDVVTVNTPTGMYDPPADLRWQLLLADAAGLPAAVRLLEATPARVRTRAVLEVPTPAHRVALPDGVEVAWLYGGNGHGASRLSDALRAAELPAGSGYVWVAGETAVLRDARRYLRHELKLPSSAYKVVGYWTDNGDEYNRRLAALDDATQAWLLAPWETDADEEEQEDEYIARLETLGL; encoded by the coding sequence ATGCGGTTCTTCCGTGCGGAGGTGATCGACGCGCGGCCGCTCTGCGCCGACATGGTGCGGGTGGTGTTCGGCGGCGCGGGCCTGTCCGGGTTCGCCAGCACCGGCGTCGGCGACGAGTACCTGCGCATCTTCTTCCCGCCGCCGGGCGCCGAGCCGGTGCTGCCGGTCGTCGACGAGCGCGGCCGGTGGACGTACCCGGACGGCGCCGAGCCGTCGCCGATGCGGACCTACACCGTGCGGGAGTTCCGCCGCGCCCGCGGCGAGCTGGTGATCGACTTCGTCGTGCACGACGGCGGGGTCGCGGCCACGTGGGCGCGGGCGGCCGCGCCGGGCGACGTCGTCACCGTCAACACACCGACCGGCATGTACGACCCGCCCGCGGACCTGCGCTGGCAGCTGTTGCTGGCCGACGCCGCGGGGCTGCCGGCCGCGGTCCGTCTGCTGGAGGCCACACCGGCGCGGGTGCGCACCCGCGCCGTGCTCGAGGTGCCCACGCCGGCGCACCGGGTCGCGCTGCCCGACGGCGTCGAGGTGGCCTGGCTGTACGGCGGCAACGGGCACGGCGCCAGCCGGTTGTCCGATGCGCTGCGCGCGGCCGAGCTGCCGGCCGGCTCCGGCTACGTGTGGGTGGCCGGCGAGACCGCCGTGCTGCGCGACGCCCGCCGCTACCTGCGGCACGAGCTGAAGCTGCCGTCGTCGGCGTACAAGGTGGTCGGCTACTGGACCGACAACGGCGACGAGTACAACCGCCGGCTGGCCGCCCTCGACGACGCCACCCAGGCGTGGCTGCTCGCCCCCTGGGAGACCGACGCCGATGAGGAGGAGCAGGAGGACGAGTACATCGCCCGGCTGGAGACGCTCGGCCTGTAG
- a CDS encoding amidase, whose amino-acid sequence MSAPSHPDVRSDVAALRRYRLPLFPDPVVPFGDVVGAAPPPLVPTGAAAVDPDPVGAVQRVLGDLDGRGRELGAVEVLLADEALAAAEESARRLAAGAARPLEGVPFGVKDVVQVEGSPTTFGSRRYAGFRPATTAQAVRNLRAAGAVLVAKLATYEFASGPNSRTRNPWDPGRRSGGSSSGPAAAVGAGLLPLAVGTDTGGSIRVPAAWCGAVGLKPTLGRVPRAGIPPLTWTMDHTGPLASSVALAGAALTAMAGASATTAMAGRPASAAGDAPLAGLRVGVLGGWFRVASDEVLALVDAAAKVLAGLGATLVPVDLPVIEEIDPDAIKRILVAAETASLHDAGDDLDGYGAVFAQLLTGGRSLSAVDYLHALRCRTVLAGAVDALFADVDLLACATSAIVAPPEGVDAVPLGGRDRVLATVVARNTSVFNVSGHPALTVPCGRAPGTGLPVGLQLVAPCWREDVCLGAGIAYQEVAG is encoded by the coding sequence GTGAGCGCGCCGTCGCACCCCGACGTGCGGTCCGACGTCGCCGCGCTGCGACGGTACCGGCTGCCGCTGTTTCCCGACCCGGTCGTGCCGTTCGGCGACGTCGTCGGGGCCGCGCCGCCGCCTCTCGTCCCCACGGGGGCGGCGGCCGTGGATCCGGATCCGGTCGGCGCCGTCCAGCGGGTGCTCGGCGACCTCGACGGGCGCGGCCGTGAGCTGGGCGCCGTCGAGGTGCTGCTGGCCGACGAGGCGCTGGCCGCGGCGGAGGAGTCGGCGCGGCGTCTCGCCGCCGGAGCGGCCCGCCCGCTGGAGGGCGTGCCGTTCGGCGTCAAGGACGTCGTGCAGGTCGAGGGGTCGCCGACGACGTTCGGCTCGCGCCGCTACGCGGGCTTCCGGCCGGCCACGACGGCGCAGGCGGTGCGCAACCTGCGGGCGGCCGGCGCCGTGCTGGTGGCCAAGCTGGCGACGTACGAGTTCGCGTCCGGGCCGAACAGCCGCACCCGCAACCCGTGGGACCCGGGCCGCCGCTCCGGCGGGTCGTCGTCCGGCCCGGCCGCGGCCGTCGGCGCCGGGCTGCTGCCGCTGGCCGTCGGCACCGACACCGGCGGCTCGATCAGGGTGCCGGCCGCCTGGTGCGGCGCCGTGGGGCTGAAGCCGACGCTCGGCCGCGTCCCGCGTGCCGGCATCCCGCCGCTGACCTGGACGATGGACCACACCGGCCCGCTGGCCTCGTCGGTGGCGCTGGCCGGCGCCGCGCTGACGGCGATGGCCGGGGCGTCTGCCACGACGGCGATGGCGGGGAGGCCGGCTTCGGCGGCGGGCGACGCGCCGCTGGCCGGGCTGCGGGTCGGCGTGCTCGGCGGCTGGTTCCGGGTCGCGTCGGACGAGGTGCTGGCCCTGGTCGACGCCGCGGCGAAGGTGCTGGCCGGGCTGGGCGCGACGCTGGTGCCGGTCGACCTGCCGGTGATCGAGGAGATCGACCCCGACGCGATCAAGCGCATCCTGGTCGCGGCGGAGACGGCGTCTCTGCACGACGCCGGCGACGACCTCGACGGCTACGGCGCGGTGTTCGCGCAGCTGCTCACCGGCGGCCGGTCGCTGTCCGCCGTCGACTACCTGCACGCCCTGCGCTGCCGCACCGTCCTCGCCGGCGCCGTCGACGCGCTGTTCGCCGACGTGGACCTGCTGGCCTGCGCGACGTCGGCGATCGTCGCACCGCCCGAGGGCGTCGACGCGGTGCCGCTGGGCGGGCGCGACCGCGTGCTGGCCACGGTGGTGGCGCGCAACACGTCGGTGTTCAACGTGTCCGGGCACCCGGCGCTGACGGTGCCGTGCGGACGCGCGCCGGGCACCGGCCTGCCGGTGGGCCTGCAACTGGTGGCGCCGTGCTGGCGCGAGGACGTGTGCCTCGGTGCGGGCATCGCGTACCAGGAGGTGGCAGGTTAG